One segment of Pseudarthrobacter defluvii DNA contains the following:
- a CDS encoding class II aldolase/adducin family protein, with the protein MRGSQPPVVHEEQRQAIAMACRVLAGRGLADGILGHISARTGENELLVRCRGPKERGLAHTEANDIRLVDLDGNPAAEGELDSGYTVPNELPLHTELLRRRPDINSVVHAHPPQVVAADLAGLAIRPIVGAFDIPGTRLAADGIPVYPRGVLVRNRELAAEMLDAMGDRPVVLLRGHGLTSAAPTMEQAVLQAISVNTLAGLSLQITAAGGQLHDLPGPDMAELPDLGGPFNIATAWRHELARLSVSP; encoded by the coding sequence ATGCGGGGAAGTCAGCCGCCGGTGGTCCACGAAGAGCAACGGCAGGCCATCGCAATGGCCTGCCGGGTCCTGGCCGGCCGCGGCCTCGCCGACGGAATCCTCGGCCACATCAGTGCGCGAACGGGGGAGAACGAGCTCTTGGTCCGTTGCAGGGGTCCCAAGGAGCGTGGCCTCGCGCACACCGAAGCCAACGACATCCGGCTGGTCGACCTCGACGGCAATCCCGCCGCCGAAGGCGAGCTCGACAGCGGCTACACGGTCCCCAACGAGCTGCCTCTGCACACCGAGCTGCTGCGGCGGCGCCCGGATATCAACTCCGTTGTGCATGCCCACCCCCCGCAGGTCGTGGCCGCCGACTTGGCAGGGCTCGCCATCCGGCCGATCGTCGGGGCGTTCGACATCCCGGGCACCCGCCTGGCGGCAGACGGAATACCCGTCTACCCCAGAGGAGTGCTCGTGCGAAACCGCGAGCTCGCAGCGGAAATGCTCGACGCCATGGGCGATCGGCCCGTGGTGCTGCTGCGCGGACACGGCCTCACCAGCGCGGCGCCGACGATGGAGCAGGCGGTCCTCCAAGCCATCAGCGTAAACACCTTGGCAGGCCTGTCGCTTCAGATCACAGCAGCCGGAGGGCAGCTGCACGACCTTCCCGGTCCCGACATGGCGGAGCTGCCAGATCTCGGAGGGCCGTTCAACATCGCGACCGCCTGGCGACACGAGCTCGCCCGGCTGAGCGTCAGCCCATGA
- a CDS encoding relaxase/mobilization nuclease domain-containing protein: MIPNITKGTRMHGLIAYLAGPGRANEHTDPHLVAGSPSIMAWHNDDELNADAAQAIAKELDRARSVLGVEIPGGHVWHCSLSLRAEEGDLTDQKWAEIAQDFMDEMGFTEASGRAPAQWVAVRHGHSKAGNDHIHIAASMVREDGTKWSSWRDFPRAQQAARELEKKYGLEELSPTHSTRGLRPGEREASERRGAPEPERRSLERKVRACATSAQDEAEFIRRLRRAGALVRPRYASGRDDVVVGYSVAERPPKGGRPVWFGGGHLAKDLALPKLRAEWPDSPQGAAEAVAEWQAAARGRRPVTIGREAHEPDPQMWEQYSDEVARLRETLRSVPLDDHATWAQVARETSGAFAAWSTATEATPGPLAAAADELSKTAQLRRYPVRPIRSAGPSARGASLMLMAASMGGTGTAAQAIMLRQLLNVAKAVHDMHKASNDLRRARQISHMVKHQLSQVAAALPAVPASTPTADSEAAAAVRASTAGQVAGRPAGSVLLPEYVQARTHAGTRSGNTRPDIER, translated from the coding sequence ATGATTCCCAACATCACCAAGGGCACCCGTATGCACGGGCTCATCGCCTACCTTGCCGGTCCGGGCCGGGCGAACGAACACACCGACCCACACCTGGTCGCGGGCTCACCGTCGATCATGGCCTGGCACAACGATGACGAACTGAACGCCGACGCGGCGCAGGCCATTGCCAAGGAATTGGACCGGGCAAGAAGCGTCCTGGGCGTCGAGATTCCCGGCGGCCATGTCTGGCACTGCTCGCTTTCGCTGCGCGCCGAGGAAGGCGACCTTACCGACCAGAAGTGGGCTGAGATTGCGCAGGACTTCATGGACGAGATGGGCTTCACCGAAGCCAGCGGACGGGCGCCGGCCCAGTGGGTGGCGGTCCGTCACGGCCACAGCAAAGCCGGAAACGACCACATCCACATCGCTGCCTCCATGGTCCGCGAGGACGGCACGAAGTGGAGCAGCTGGCGGGACTTCCCCCGCGCGCAACAGGCCGCCCGGGAGCTTGAGAAAAAGTACGGCCTGGAAGAACTTTCGCCCACGCATTCCACCCGTGGCCTCCGGCCCGGTGAACGTGAAGCGTCCGAGCGGCGGGGAGCCCCGGAACCGGAACGCCGGTCCCTGGAACGCAAGGTCCGTGCCTGCGCGACGTCCGCCCAGGATGAGGCCGAATTCATTCGACGCCTTCGCCGTGCCGGTGCCCTGGTCAGGCCGCGGTACGCGTCCGGACGTGACGACGTCGTGGTCGGCTACAGCGTGGCAGAACGTCCTCCCAAAGGTGGCCGGCCTGTGTGGTTCGGCGGCGGTCACCTCGCCAAAGACCTTGCTCTGCCCAAGCTCCGCGCCGAGTGGCCTGACAGCCCACAAGGTGCCGCCGAGGCGGTCGCCGAATGGCAGGCAGCTGCACGTGGACGCCGCCCGGTCACGATCGGCCGCGAAGCCCACGAACCGGACCCGCAAATGTGGGAGCAGTACAGCGACGAAGTTGCCCGGCTCCGCGAAACGCTGCGCTCCGTCCCGCTGGACGATCACGCGACCTGGGCGCAGGTTGCACGCGAGACATCCGGCGCCTTCGCCGCCTGGTCCACGGCAACCGAGGCGACGCCCGGACCACTCGCAGCAGCGGCCGACGAGCTGTCCAAGACAGCACAACTGCGGCGTTACCCAGTCCGCCCCATCCGCAGCGCAGGACCATCTGCCCGCGGAGCCTCGCTCATGCTCATGGCAGCTTCGATGGGCGGCACCGGAACAGCCGCGCAGGCAATCATGCTGCGCCAGCTGCTCAACGTCGCAAAGGCCGTCCACGACATGCACAAGGCCTCAAATGATCTGCGCCGAGCACGCCAGATCAGCCACATGGTGAAGCACCAACTGAGCCAGGTCGCGGCCGCACTGCCCGCCGTCCCAGCGTCAACGCCCACAGCGGATAGCGAAGCTGCCGCCGCGGTACGCGCGAGCACAGCCGGCCAGGTTGCCGGTCGGCCCGCGGGGTCCGTGCTGCTGCCGGAATATGTGCAGGCACGCACCCACGCGGGCACCCGAAGCGGGAATACCCGCCCAGACATTGAGAGATAA
- a CDS encoding 3-phenylpropionate/cinnamic acid dioxygenase subunit beta translates to MEAVTERSNKSLSEQSVLGGHAPRTQRTGDSLPFNDELHLQAHKWLVDESYLLDAQEYDEWLSRLTDDVHYLMPVRVTTALGAGYSTSPGMAHMDENKYSLSRRAARFATEHAWTEDPPSRLRHYVTNVRTFRTGNPDEIIVDSAVLLFRSRGDVREAATVSAGREDLLRRTGSGWQLARRTIMVDEAVIRMQNLAIFL, encoded by the coding sequence ATTGAAGCCGTAACCGAACGCAGCAACAAATCTCTCTCGGAGCAGTCGGTGCTGGGAGGGCACGCCCCCCGTACTCAGAGGACGGGTGACTCCCTGCCGTTCAATGATGAACTTCATCTGCAAGCCCACAAGTGGCTTGTCGATGAATCCTATTTGCTCGACGCACAGGAGTACGACGAGTGGCTGAGCCGCCTCACGGACGACGTGCACTATCTCATGCCGGTGAGGGTGACCACTGCCCTCGGGGCCGGTTACAGCACGTCTCCCGGGATGGCGCACATGGATGAAAACAAGTACTCGCTGAGCCGCAGGGCGGCGCGCTTCGCCACGGAACACGCCTGGACCGAAGACCCTCCGTCGCGGCTGCGCCACTACGTCACCAACGTCCGGACGTTCCGTACCGGTAACCCGGATGAGATCATCGTGGATTCGGCGGTCCTGCTGTTCCGCAGCCGGGGCGACGTCCGCGAGGCCGCGACCGTGTCGGCAGGCAGGGAGGATCTGCTGCGCCGCACCGGCTCCGGCTGGCAGCTCGCCCGCCGCACCATCATGGTCGACGAGGCGGTCATCCGGATGCAGAATCTGGCCATATTCCTATGA
- a CDS encoding aldo/keto reductase, whose translation MINETSTAPRPGATSRLPLLNGHSMPRIGLGTWPMLDAECEQAVRCAVQTGYRLVDTAVQYRNEEAVGRGIRTAGVPRAELFISSKFNKESHSVDGVRRAYDESLRKLRVDYLDMFMCHWPVPALGAYAEAWKGLVTLLEEGAVKAIGVSNFKPAHLRKIIEATGVVPDVNQIQLSPALARTQPRAVHRELGILTQSWSPIGRESGLRANPLVVAIADRLNRSPAQVLLRWHIQQDLVPIPQASDPVWLRENISAFDFTLTADDMNDLARLDMGETAARDSDAAENGH comes from the coding sequence ATGATAAATGAAACGAGTACGGCTCCGAGACCAGGTGCGACCTCAAGGCTGCCCTTGCTGAACGGACACAGTATGCCGCGGATCGGCCTCGGAACATGGCCGATGCTGGACGCCGAATGCGAGCAAGCCGTCCGCTGTGCCGTGCAGACCGGCTACAGGCTGGTCGACACGGCCGTTCAATACCGCAACGAAGAAGCCGTGGGCCGCGGCATCAGAACCGCCGGCGTCCCGCGGGCGGAACTCTTTATTTCCAGCAAGTTCAACAAGGAGTCCCACAGCGTCGACGGCGTCCGTCGGGCGTACGACGAAAGCCTGCGGAAGCTTAGGGTCGACTATCTGGACATGTTCATGTGCCATTGGCCGGTGCCGGCGCTTGGCGCGTATGCGGAGGCATGGAAAGGCCTTGTAACCCTGTTAGAGGAAGGCGCCGTCAAGGCCATCGGCGTCTCCAACTTCAAGCCGGCCCACCTGAGGAAAATCATCGAAGCGACCGGAGTCGTTCCGGACGTCAACCAGATTCAGCTAAGTCCCGCTCTGGCGCGCACACAACCGCGTGCGGTCCACCGGGAGCTGGGAATCCTCACCCAATCCTGGAGCCCGATCGGCCGTGAATCCGGACTGCGTGCGAACCCCCTTGTGGTGGCCATCGCCGACCGTCTGAACAGGTCACCTGCCCAGGTCCTGCTGCGATGGCACATTCAGCAGGACCTGGTGCCCATCCCGCAGGCTTCGGACCCCGTCTGGTTGAGAGAGAACATCTCTGCGTTCGATTTCACCCTGACCGCCGACGACATGAACGATCTGGCCCGCCTGGATATGGGCGAAACTGCTGCGCGGGACTCAGATGCTGCGGAAAACGGTCACTGA
- a CDS encoding NAD(P)/FAD-dependent oxidoreductase: protein MNTTTVIVGSSIGGVRAAQSLRLEGYEGDIVLVGAETELPYDKPPLSKSVLSGKAEESSIRLLTREQAEEASIRLLLGHAATGIDVAGNLLYLQDHEPLHFDNLVIATGASARPSPWGQRPGIHVLRSLDDARKLRADLLKGGELAVIGAGFIGAEAAATARTLGLEVTVIDPMPIPMSRIFNAEIGQLFGELHRNNGVTTIFGTGVEAIEGEHGSFSVRLTNGQTVQAATVLIGIGAVPNDAWLASSGLLVDNGVVLDEFCRAVDAPNVYGVGDVARWRHQKHGADIRIEHWTNAVEQASCVAHNITHPDSPREYTPVEYVWSDQHDWKIQVVGRVGGNADHVLIGDPELHGRFAALYTTDGVELYGAAIVNWPKALLACRRGMGSGIGVQELRDKLELLLEPRPTAAL, encoded by the coding sequence ATGAACACGACCACAGTTATCGTCGGCTCCTCAATCGGCGGCGTGCGTGCTGCCCAGTCCCTGCGCCTGGAGGGGTATGAAGGCGACATCGTCCTCGTCGGTGCTGAGACGGAACTCCCGTACGACAAGCCGCCGTTGTCCAAATCCGTCCTCTCCGGCAAAGCAGAGGAGTCGTCCATCCGCCTCCTTACCCGCGAGCAGGCGGAGGAAGCCAGCATCCGGCTGCTGCTCGGGCACGCCGCCACAGGCATCGATGTCGCCGGAAACCTGTTGTACCTCCAGGACCACGAACCCCTACACTTCGACAACCTTGTGATCGCCACGGGCGCATCTGCCCGACCCTCACCCTGGGGCCAACGGCCCGGGATCCACGTGCTCCGTTCCCTGGACGATGCCCGGAAACTGCGCGCCGACCTCCTCAAAGGCGGGGAACTGGCAGTGATCGGCGCCGGTTTCATCGGTGCCGAAGCAGCCGCGACGGCACGTACGCTCGGTCTGGAAGTGACAGTCATCGACCCGATGCCCATACCAATGAGCCGCATCTTCAACGCCGAAATCGGACAGCTGTTTGGAGAACTCCACCGCAACAACGGCGTCACCACGATCTTTGGCACCGGAGTCGAGGCCATTGAGGGCGAGCACGGGTCCTTCAGCGTCAGGCTTACCAACGGCCAGACAGTACAAGCCGCCACCGTTCTCATCGGGATCGGCGCGGTTCCCAACGACGCCTGGCTGGCCTCCTCGGGACTGCTGGTGGACAACGGCGTCGTGCTGGACGAGTTCTGCAGGGCTGTGGACGCCCCGAACGTGTATGGCGTCGGCGACGTGGCGCGCTGGCGGCATCAGAAGCACGGTGCGGACATCCGGATCGAGCACTGGACAAACGCGGTTGAGCAAGCCTCATGCGTCGCCCACAACATCACCCATCCGGACAGTCCCCGCGAGTACACACCGGTTGAATACGTCTGGAGCGACCAGCACGACTGGAAAATCCAGGTCGTCGGTCGCGTGGGAGGCAACGCCGACCATGTCCTCATCGGAGACCCTGAGCTGCACGGTCGGTTCGCAGCGCTCTACACCACCGACGGAGTGGAACTGTACGGTGCCGCGATCGTGAACTGGCCGAAGGCCCTGCTTGCCTGCCGCCGCGGCATGGGATCAGGGATCGGCGTGCAGGAACTGCGCGACAAACTCGAGCTCCTGCTCGAGCCCCGGCCGACGGCGGCACTCTGA
- a CDS encoding aromatic ring-hydroxylating dioxygenase subunit alpha, whose product MTDHSGVIQDVRQGMIPAHIYNDKEIFELEKERVFGRSWLFVAHESEVPEAGDYVVRRVLEDSFIISRDEHGEIRALFNMCLHRGMQVCRTEMGNASHFRCPYHGWSYRNDGRIVGLPFHKEAYGGEEGFKKQGQTLLPAPSLGIYNGLIFVSLDPDAEPLEDFLGDFKFYMDYYTKQSSGGIELRGPQRWRVKANWKIGAENFAGDMYHTPQTHTSVVEIGLFREPKAEKRKDGTTYWAGNGGGTTYKLPEGSLEDRLRYVGYPDEMIARMKEQWSQEQLDVVGKDGFMVSAASVFPNMSFVHNWPRVEEDSDEVLPFISIRQWQPISEDETEIVSWFAVDKNAPEEFKARSYKAYLMCFGSGGMFEQDDVENWVSLTSTAGGPMARRLLLNSRMGMLENGQNVVEPLTPEQYSGPGSTRVGYSEYNQRELLLRWANHLERPMEKAAQVHVGSNPVQDCPSDTPDSFPAPAEHNGHAPAMTVSKEG is encoded by the coding sequence ATGACTGACCACAGCGGCGTGATTCAGGATGTACGGCAGGGCATGATCCCTGCACACATTTACAACGACAAAGAGATCTTCGAGCTTGAAAAGGAGCGGGTCTTTGGTCGCAGCTGGCTTTTCGTCGCCCACGAATCCGAGGTGCCCGAAGCTGGCGACTACGTGGTGCGCCGCGTCCTGGAAGACTCATTCATCATTTCCCGTGATGAACATGGAGAAATCCGGGCACTGTTCAACATGTGCCTTCACCGCGGCATGCAGGTCTGCCGCACGGAGATGGGAAACGCTTCCCACTTCCGTTGCCCGTACCACGGGTGGTCCTACCGTAACGACGGCCGCATAGTCGGACTGCCCTTCCACAAAGAGGCATACGGCGGCGAAGAGGGCTTCAAGAAGCAGGGGCAGACGTTGCTGCCTGCTCCTTCCCTGGGCATCTACAACGGCCTTATCTTCGTCAGCCTGGATCCTGACGCAGAGCCGTTGGAGGACTTCCTGGGTGACTTCAAGTTCTACATGGACTACTACACGAAGCAAAGCTCCGGCGGGATTGAACTGCGCGGGCCGCAGCGGTGGCGGGTCAAGGCCAACTGGAAAATCGGAGCCGAAAACTTCGCCGGCGACATGTATCACACCCCCCAGACCCACACCTCCGTCGTCGAAATTGGTTTGTTCCGCGAACCAAAGGCGGAAAAGCGCAAGGACGGGACAACCTATTGGGCCGGCAACGGCGGCGGAACTACCTACAAGCTTCCCGAAGGAAGCCTGGAAGACCGCCTCCGCTACGTGGGCTACCCGGACGAGATGATCGCCCGCATGAAAGAGCAGTGGAGCCAGGAGCAGCTCGACGTCGTGGGCAAGGACGGGTTCATGGTGTCGGCGGCGTCGGTGTTCCCGAACATGAGCTTCGTGCACAACTGGCCACGGGTCGAAGAAGACTCCGATGAAGTGCTCCCGTTCATCTCCATCCGGCAGTGGCAGCCAATCAGTGAAGACGAGACCGAGATCGTATCGTGGTTCGCCGTCGACAAGAACGCGCCCGAAGAGTTTAAGGCACGTTCCTACAAGGCCTATCTCATGTGCTTTGGCAGCGGCGGCATGTTCGAGCAGGACGACGTGGAAAACTGGGTTTCCTTGACCAGCACCGCCGGCGGCCCGATGGCACGGCGCCTGCTGCTGAACAGCCGCATGGGCATGCTGGAAAACGGACAGAACGTCGTCGAACCCCTGACCCCCGAGCAGTACTCCGGCCCCGGCTCGACCCGCGTCGGATACAGCGAATACAACCAGCGTGAACTGCTCCTGCGATGGGCCAACCATCTTGAACGACCGATGGAAAAAGCGGCCCAGGTGCACGTCGGCAGCAATCCGGTGCAGGACTGTCCGTCTGACACCCCGGATTCTTTCCCGGCTCCCGCTGAGCACAACGGGCACGCCCCGGCAATGACCGTTTCGAAGGAGGGCTAG
- a CDS encoding MobC family plasmid mobilization relaxosome protein, which yields MTEEPKSPRRISRRRRANIDGDTQYVRVSMSEFERAQLKVLEERTGRSPSEILVSAALYAENSESLDERRAMAVEFIAARRYLAALSNNVNQLARHANATDEFPEAARTVLTRVRAVADRINTMLDSMVR from the coding sequence ATGACTGAAGAGCCGAAGTCGCCACGCCGGATCTCCCGCCGCCGCCGCGCCAACATTGACGGCGACACCCAGTACGTGCGGGTGTCGATGTCGGAGTTCGAACGTGCTCAGTTGAAGGTGCTGGAGGAACGGACCGGGCGCAGCCCCTCGGAGATTCTGGTCAGCGCTGCCCTGTACGCGGAGAACTCCGAGTCGCTGGATGAGCGGCGGGCGATGGCCGTTGAATTCATTGCGGCCCGCCGCTACCTTGCTGCCCTGTCGAACAACGTCAACCAGCTCGCCCGGCACGCGAACGCCACGGACGAATTCCCGGAAGCAGCCCGCACGGTGTTGACCCGGGTGCGTGCGGTCGCGGACCGGATCAACACGATGCTTGATTCGATGGTTCGCTGA
- a CDS encoding DNA-binding protein, giving the protein MSSSAKDRVFAAAEQISAERRPTVSTVRSAAGVSNADATRYLKEWAEEKQSAGGQVAATPPAILEQAARLAGAVWAEASTIANERHAATGELWAREKKELNEEVAELVADLDKVTAEKESAVSELVAKIEELERQLTTNAEQLEQARSAGQEAAAEAAAAATRAAAAQARADALQEAHDALLQRITPEQPQSGEEPDA; this is encoded by the coding sequence ATGAGTTCGAGTGCTAAAGACCGGGTTTTTGCTGCCGCGGAGCAGATCAGCGCCGAGCGGCGCCCGACCGTGTCCACTGTTCGATCTGCTGCGGGCGTTAGTAACGCCGACGCCACCCGCTATCTGAAGGAATGGGCCGAGGAGAAGCAGTCCGCAGGAGGTCAGGTCGCGGCGACCCCGCCGGCCATCCTCGAGCAGGCGGCGCGTCTGGCCGGGGCTGTCTGGGCGGAAGCGTCCACCATTGCGAACGAGCGCCACGCCGCCACCGGCGAGCTCTGGGCCCGGGAGAAAAAGGAGCTGAATGAAGAGGTCGCCGAGCTTGTTGCCGACCTCGACAAAGTGACGGCCGAAAAGGAGTCCGCTGTCTCCGAGCTGGTGGCCAAAATAGAGGAGCTGGAACGCCAGCTAACCACCAATGCCGAGCAGTTAGAGCAGGCCCGCTCAGCCGGCCAGGAAGCAGCGGCCGAAGCTGCGGCAGCAGCAACCCGGGCGGCCGCCGCGCAGGCCCGCGCGGACGCGCTCCAGGAAGCCCATGACGCGCTGCTGCAGCGCATTACCCCCGAGCAGCCTCAGAGTGGCGAAGAACCTGATGCCTGA
- a CDS encoding helix-turn-helix domain-containing protein yields the protein MTAEPGKRRFLTIEQVAEELKCKSSLIRNLIHTGELRAFQVGGRGLWRVGRQDLEDYIADAYRRTAERIAAGELADNVPEGE from the coding sequence GTGACCGCTGAACCCGGCAAGCGCCGCTTTCTGACCATCGAGCAGGTCGCCGAAGAATTGAAGTGCAAAAGCAGCCTCATCCGGAACCTCATTCATACTGGAGAGCTTCGCGCTTTTCAGGTTGGGGGCCGGGGGCTCTGGCGCGTTGGGCGCCAGGATCTCGAGGACTATATCGCAGATGCTTACCGGCGCACCGCTGAGCGGATCGCCGCGGGCGAACTGGCGGACAACGTGCCGGAAGGGGAATAG
- a CDS encoding IclR family transcriptional regulator produces the protein MRSTETEDGSKYGPPPQYPIESVDNALRLLLLFETQPSIRLTDASTYLGVASSTAHRLMGMLLYRGFVRQNPATRAYEPGQALSSIAFAIRRQVDIRTLARPVLERIFEQTGETVHFARLERTDVQFIDAIESRRAVRVGSRQGLTLPANCTATGKAMLSLLGEKQLRNLYPGQELPKLTTNSITSRSDLERELDEIRHRGYANSREESEDGVTSVAAAVAGPSGTVYGINVSVPAHRMSEELRSDLGGMLRAAAEELQGRLV, from the coding sequence ATGCGATCGACAGAGACAGAAGACGGATCCAAATACGGTCCGCCGCCGCAATACCCCATCGAGTCTGTTGATAACGCCCTGCGGCTGCTCCTGCTGTTCGAAACCCAGCCCAGCATCAGGCTGACCGATGCCAGCACTTACTTGGGCGTGGCGTCGTCGACGGCGCACCGGCTTATGGGCATGCTTCTCTACCGTGGCTTCGTTCGGCAGAACCCGGCGACCCGGGCCTACGAACCTGGGCAGGCGCTGAGCTCGATTGCCTTTGCGATCAGACGGCAGGTGGACATCCGGACACTGGCCCGGCCGGTCCTCGAGCGGATCTTCGAACAAACGGGAGAAACCGTCCACTTCGCCAGGCTTGAGAGGACTGACGTCCAATTCATCGACGCCATCGAAAGCAGGCGAGCGGTCCGCGTCGGTTCCCGCCAGGGCCTCACCTTGCCAGCAAACTGCACTGCGACTGGTAAAGCGATGCTGAGCCTCCTCGGTGAGAAGCAGCTGCGGAATCTGTACCCAGGGCAGGAACTCCCCAAGCTGACTACCAACTCAATTACCTCCAGGTCGGACCTTGAAAGGGAGCTCGACGAAATCCGGCACAGGGGTTACGCAAATAGCCGCGAAGAGAGCGAAGACGGGGTGACATCGGTCGCCGCCGCGGTTGCCGGCCCAAGCGGCACTGTCTACGGAATCAACGTATCTGTGCCGGCCCACCGCATGTCGGAGGAGCTTCGCAGCGACCTCGGGGGCATGCTCCGGGCAGCCGCAGAAGAACTCCAGGGGCGCCTGGTCTAG
- a CDS encoding ferredoxin produces the protein MPTVKADLQACQGYANCVVGATDYFDLDDDGIVVLLRTKVPEAERSRVTEAARSCPVSALVVED, from the coding sequence ATGCCTACCGTAAAAGCAGATCTGCAAGCCTGCCAGGGCTACGCCAACTGCGTCGTTGGGGCAACCGACTACTTTGATCTGGATGACGACGGAATCGTTGTTCTCCTCAGGACCAAAGTTCCCGAGGCCGAGCGTTCCCGTGTCACCGAGGCTGCCCGCAGCTGCCCGGTGTCCGCCCTAGTAGTGGAGGACTGA
- a CDS encoding IclR family transcriptional regulator domain-containing protein, whose protein sequence is MSVSDVAEFVGIARTAAGRFILTLEYLGYLSYDASGYSLRLAVLEIGDAYLLSHKLLAVAHPHLASLVQEAGETASLTVLHRGSVVYVDRVHADRVLTVNIIIGTSLPAYATATGRVLLSGLTEGELDEYLEALVPESLTGNTAIDREEIRKRITAAREQGWSLADQELTEGLRSIAVPVRDAGTGIIAAVNVSAHATRVSADALRTTVLPRLLGARQASQPSSPPAMPVPTGFSIPMCASLPRLGVQLSACGR, encoded by the coding sequence TTGTCGGTCTCGGATGTTGCCGAGTTCGTCGGGATCGCCAGGACCGCGGCGGGGCGATTCATCCTCACCCTGGAATACCTGGGTTATCTGTCCTACGACGCCAGTGGCTATTCCTTGCGGCTAGCAGTGCTGGAGATCGGGGATGCCTATCTGCTGAGCCATAAGCTGCTGGCGGTGGCCCATCCGCACCTTGCGTCGCTGGTGCAGGAGGCTGGCGAGACAGCATCGCTGACGGTGCTGCACCGGGGCAGCGTGGTCTACGTGGACCGGGTCCACGCCGACCGCGTCCTGACCGTCAACATCATCATCGGCACCAGCCTGCCGGCGTACGCGACGGCGACCGGGCGCGTCCTTCTCTCCGGGCTCACCGAGGGGGAGCTTGATGAATATCTGGAAGCCCTGGTGCCGGAAAGCCTGACCGGCAACACCGCGATCGACCGCGAGGAAATCCGGAAGAGGATAACCGCGGCCCGGGAGCAAGGCTGGTCGCTGGCCGACCAGGAGCTGACCGAGGGCCTGCGGTCCATTGCCGTCCCCGTGCGGGATGCCGGGACCGGCATCATCGCGGCCGTAAACGTCTCCGCGCACGCCACCCGCGTCAGCGCCGATGCCCTGCGCACCACCGTCCTGCCCCGCCTGCTGGGGGCCCGGCAGGCATCGCAGCCGAGCTCGCCGCCGGCGATGCCTGTTCCAACCGGGTTTTCGATTCCAATGTGCGCGAGTCTACCGCGACTGGGCGTGCAGCTGAGCGCCTGCGGCCGGTAA
- a CDS encoding IclR family transcriptional regulator encodes MRSTDADDRAKYGPPPQYPIESVDNALRLLLLFETQPSIRLTDASKYLGVASSTAHRLMGMLLYRGFVRRNPATRAYEPGQALGSIAFAIRRQSDVRTVARPFLERLFDETGETVHFARLEGTDTHFLDAIESSRAVRVGSRQGRMIPANCAATGKAMLSRLSDDQLRNLYPQQELPGLTKASITSRADLESALDKIRQTGFASSDEESEDGVTSVAVALTDPSGTPYALNVSVPAHRMSDQLRVELGAKLQAAAEELQGLLV; translated from the coding sequence ATGCGATCAACAGATGCGGACGACAGGGCAAAATACGGCCCTCCTCCGCAGTACCCCATAGAATCTGTTGACAACGCCCTCCGCCTCCTCCTGCTTTTCGAGACCCAGCCCAGCATCAGGCTGACGGACGCAAGCAAGTATCTGGGTGTAGCTTCCTCGACTGCCCACCGGCTCATGGGCATGTTGCTCTACCGTGGATTCGTGCGCCGGAATCCGGCCACCCGGGCCTATGAACCTGGCCAGGCACTGGGCTCCATCGCTTTCGCCATCCGACGCCAGAGCGACGTCCGGACCGTCGCCCGCCCGTTCCTGGAACGGCTCTTCGACGAAACCGGGGAGACCGTCCACTTCGCTAGGCTTGAGGGAACAGACACGCATTTCCTCGATGCCATCGAAAGCTCCCGCGCGGTGCGCGTTGGCTCCCGTCAGGGCCGGATGATTCCCGCCAACTGCGCCGCCACGGGAAAAGCCATGTTGAGCCGGCTCAGCGATGACCAGCTACGGAACCTTTACCCCCAGCAAGAGCTCCCCGGCCTGACCAAGGCCTCCATCACGTCCCGGGCGGACCTGGAATCGGCTCTGGACAAGATCAGGCAGACCGGTTTTGCAAGCAGTGACGAAGAAAGCGAGGACGGCGTGACGTCCGTCGCCGTCGCCCTCACCGATCCAAGCGGCACCCCCTACGCCCTCAACGTCTCGGTGCCGGCCCACCGCATGTCGGACCAACTCCGCGTCGAACTCGGTGCCAAGCTTCAGGCGGCCGCTGAAGAATTGCAGGGCCTGCTGGTCTAG